The Dunckerocampus dactyliophorus isolate RoL2022-P2 chromosome 13, RoL_Ddac_1.1, whole genome shotgun sequence genome window below encodes:
- the LOC129192244 gene encoding uncharacterized protein LOC129192244 produces MEGTNTSKNEDGQSTSSHASRSSSGSTKANLAVAIAKAKAEAAQARVAHSKKEIELKVEQARIQATLDALKEEKEMDAALAEANTLQAGLMDVASDFEKLEICSEANSQVLSNRQYQRTAAYVSEQSSLHSVPLSMCELPFVIDRNKAVESTKCNPKNEQAATSTCNVPHYTSQAPSPQKSGPSSPIQQLVDGISYKPSCRNTDRQPLTHIQQSPHEMLHETRQSKPEITNDLARYLARSRLVTSGLTTYDEQPLNYWAWKISFRSAIIDLDLTEREELNLLSKYLGKESAEQVKRIAAVNVRNPPLGLVMAWERLDETFGSPEAVEHALFSKLESFPRITMKDPQKLRDLADLLSEMEAAKRDGHLPGLSYLDTSRGINPIVEKLPHNIQEKWISLGSKYKREHQVSFPPFSVFVDLIRTEAKTRTDPSFNFSHYSTGGKNAWERSPKTSVHVHKTQASPAVDGEDNESGDPNKYCPIHNKPHPLAKCRGFRERSLEERQQLLKEHSICFRCCSSTQHLARNCSADIRCSECESINHVAALHPGLSARRSKMSTPTSEHWEEEDKVDVQDHISRQDITSACTQVCGEGLSARACAKICLVNVYPTGHREKSRKMYAVLDEQSNRSLVRSQFFDLFKVSGCSYPYTLKTCAGLKETAGRRAKGYMVESIDQSLSIPLPTLLECNQLPNNRSEIPTPDAAYHHTHLKRIANKIPPLDPNANILLLLGRDILRVHKVRDQISGLGNAPFAQRLDLGWVIIGDVCLRGAHRPSQVSSYKTCILENGRTSHLQPCTNHIRVKEKFSHSSTPQYRPAPTSTLFSRNSLGQNVFAQTANDHHLAPSLEDIRFLQIMDSEFHQDSSNSWVGPLPFRSPRPRLPDNRKQAQDRLLSLRRTLEKRPQMKAHFLEFMENLFRREHAEAAPPLRDGQERWYLPLFGVYHPKKPDRIRVVFDSSAPCEGVSLNDVLLKGPDLNNSLLGVLIRFRKEQVAITADIEHMFHCFIVREDHRDFLRFLWFRNNDLNSDIVDYRMRVHLFGNSPSPAVAVYGLRRAAKKAEADYGSDARELIDREFYVDDALKSFNTEEEAVSVLRRAQEMLAASNLRLHKIASNRPAVIDAFPPEDRSKDVGDLDLFVDDLPVQRSLGLSWNMCTDSFTFQIAESQKPFTRRGVLSTVNSLYDPLGFLAPVTVRGRLILRALTTQAEDWDSPLPRDMETEWTSWRESLHDLTKLQIPRCYTPFSTAGAQTRELCVFADASVKAIAAVAYIRVTNKDEQTAVGFVFGKTKLAPQPDLTIPRLELCAAVLAVEIAEMIVAEMDETFDDITYYTDSKVVLGYIHNQSRRFYVYVHNRVQRILQSPCSGQWKYVHTDLNPADIGSRSVTPAVLNSTIWFTGPTFLQNTPAHSSELQQTFDLIDPASDSEIRPQVTTSLTCATGNAINPLRFERFSEFNNLVTAVAHLIHVARSFSHSIQGKCQGWHFCRPTEEELSRAKVCILKSVQNNCYEEELECVYSGLNIPSSSNLKKLHPVIDPNGLLRVGGRIRQSGLSTDETQPIIIPGRNHLATLLVRHYHKVVKHQGRHFTEGAVRAAGFWLVGGRRCITSILFKCVICRRLRGNTELQQMANLPAERLQVAPPFTYVGVDIFGPWDVISRRTRGGLSNSKRWAVMFSCMSSRAVHIEVIEAMSSSSFINALRRFFAVRGPVKQIRSDRGTNFVGASRELNMDKPIQSADAVEKFLSTQSCSWVFNTPHASHTGGAWERMIGIARRILDFMLLEQKKSQLTHEVLTTLMAEVMAVMNARPLIPVSSDPEYPLILTPAMLLTQKTGSTPPPPCNLEEADLFKEEWKQVQSLADTFWNRWKCEYLKTLQLRNKWQDKRPNIHEGDVILLKDNQAKRNEWPVGIVTKTFPGEDGLVRKVEVAVVKDGIRKTFFRPVVNLVLLLSTKTV; encoded by the coding sequence ATGGAAGGAACTAACACATCTAAAAATGAAGATGGGCAATCTACGAGCTCACATGCATCCCGTTCATCAAGCGGCTCAACAAAAGCTAATCTTGCCGTTGCCATAGCAAAAGCAAAAGCCGAAGCGGCACAGGCTAGAGTAGCTCATTCAAAAAAGGAAATTGAACTGAAAGTTGAGCAGGCTCGCATCCAAGCTACTCTTGATGCACTTAAAGAAGAGAAAGAAATGGACGCAGCCCTAGCAGAGGCAAACACATTGCAAGCAGGGTTAATGGACGTGGCATcagattttgaaaaattagAAATATGCAGCGAAGCCAACAGTCAAGTTCTTTCAAACAGACAATATCAACGCACTGCCGCCTATGTGTCAGAGCAATCCAGCTTACACTCAGTGCCACTCAGCATGTGTGAGCTACCATTTGTTATTGACAGAAATAAAGCTGTTGAATCAACAAAATGTAACCCGAAGAACGAGCAAGCTGCCACCTCTACCTGCAATGTGCCTCATTACAcatctcaggctccctctccacAGAAGAGTGGCCCATCATCTCCCATTCAGCAGTTAGTAGATGGAATCTCCTACAAACCCAGCTGCCGGAACACTGATCGGCAGCCACTGACCCACATCCAGCAGTCACCGCATGAGATGCTCCATGAAACTAGACAGAGCAAACCTGAAATCACAAACGATCTTGCCAGATATCTTGCCCGCAGTAGGCTGGTGACCTCGGGGCTCACAACATATGACGAGCAGCCACTAAACTACTGGGCCTGGAAAATCTCTTTCCGAAGTGCAATCATCGACTTGGACCTAACTGAGAGGGAAGAACTAAACCTGCTAAGTAAGTACCTCGGAAAGGAGTCAGCCGAGCAGGTGAAAAGAATAGCAGCAGTAAACGTCAGAAATCCACCCCTTGGACTGGTGATGGCATGGGAACGGCTTGATGAAACGTTCGGCTCACCTGAGGCCGTCGAGCACGCTCTCTTCAGTAAACTAGAAAGCTTCCCTAGAATTACCATGAAGGATCCACAGAAGCTACGGGATCTTGCAGATCTGCTGTCAGAGATGGAAGCCGCGAAACGAGACGGACATCTCCCAGGCCTATCTTACCTGGACACCTCAAGAGGAATTAATCCTATCGTGGAGAAACTCCCACACAACATACAAGAGAAGTGGATATCACTCGGTTCAAAGTACAAGCGTGAACATCAAGTCAGCTTCCCACCCTTTTCTGTGTTTGTAGACCTCATCCGTACGGAGGCAAAAACTCGTACAGACCCCAGCTTCAACTTCAGCCATTACTCTACTGGAGGAAAGAATGCATGGGAGAGATCTCCGAAAACATCCGTGCATGTTCACAAGACTCAAGCTTCCCCAGCAGTAGATGGAGAAGACAACGAAAGTGGTGACCCAAACAAATATTGCCCCATTCACAACAAACCTCATCCTTTGGCGAAATGTAGAGGCTTTAGAGAAAGGAGTTTGGAAGAACGTCAACAGCTTCTAAAGGAACACTCCATCTGCTTCCGATGCTGCTCCTCCACTCAGCACCTTGCCAGGAACTGCTCAGCCGACATAAGGTGCTCAGAATGTGAGAGCATAAACCATGTTGCAGCCCTCCACCCTGGACTCTCTGCCCGGAGGTCTAAAATGTCAACCCCGACTTCAGAGCACTGGGAGGAAGAAGACAAAGTGGATGTACAGGATCACATTTCTAGGCAAGACATCACTTCAGCTTGCACTCAGGTGTGTGGCGAAGGACTCAGCGCGAGAGCATGTGCCAAAATATGCCTTGTCAACGTTTACCCAACTGGACACAGAGAGAAGTCCAGGAAAATGTATGCAGTACTCGACGAACAGAGCAACCGCTCCCTCGTACGCTCTCAGTTTTTTGACCTCTTCAAGGTTTCAGGGTGCTCCTACCCATACACACTAAAAACGTGCGCTGGGCTTAAAGAGACTGCGGGGAGGAGAGCCAAAGGTTACATGGTGGAGTCAATAGATCAAAGTTTGAGCATTCCCCTGCCAACGCTTCTCGAGTGCAACCAACTCCCCAACAACCGCTCTGAGATACCTACTCCAGATGCAGCCTACCACCACACCCACCTGAAGCGGATCGCCAACAAAATACCTCCACTTGATCCGAATGCCAACATACTCCTCTTGCTAGGCAGAGATATATTGAGGGTGCACAAAGTCCGCGACCAGATCAGCGGTCTAGGCAATGCTCCATTCGCCCAAAGGCTGGACCTAGGCTGGGTCATCATTGGTGATGTATGTCTCCGCGGTGCCCACAGACCATCTCAGGTGAGCAGCTACAAGACATGCATCCTAGAGAATGGTCGCACAAGCCATCTGCAGCCATGCACTAACCATATCAGGGTCAAGGAGAAGTTCAGTCACTCATCTACACCGCAATACCGACCCGCACCCACCTCCACACTGTTCAGCAGAAACAGCTTGGGGCAGAACGTCTTTGCACAAACAGCCAATGACCATCACCTCGCACCATCATTAGAAGACATCAGATTCCTCCAGATCATGGACAGTGAGTTCCATCAAGATAGCTCCAACAGCTGGGTGGGGCCCTTACCTTTCCGTTCTCCAAGACCACGGCTGCCTGACAATAGGAAACAAGCACAAGACCGCCTGCTCTCACTCAGACGCACCCTGGAAAAACGTCCTCAGATGAAGGCTCACTTTCTAGAGTTCATGGAGAACCTGTTCAGGAGAGAACATGCGGAGGCCGCACCGCCCCTACGAGACGGACAAGAGCGCTGGTATCTACCGCTCTTTGGAGTATACCATCCCAAAAAGCCTGACAGGATCCGTGTAGTCTTCGACTCAAGTGCACCATGTGAAGGGGTGTCACTCAACGACGTCCTGCTCAAAGGCCCCGACCTTAACAACAGTCTGCTGGGCGTACTCATAAGGTTCAGGAAAGAGCAGGTAGCCATCACTGCAGACATCGAGCACATGTTCCACTGCTTCATTGTGAGGGAAGACCACAGGGACTTTCTCCGCTTCCTATGGTTCAGGAACAATGACCTTAACTCCGACATTGTGGACTACAGAATGAGGGTCCACCTTTTTGGCAACAGCCCGTCCCCGGCCGTGGCTGTGTACGGCCTACGGAGAGCTGCCAAAAAAGCAGAAGCGGACTATGGCAGTGATGCAAGAGAACTGATCGACCGCGAGTTCTACGTGGATGATGCACTCAAGTCCTTCAACACTGAAGAAGAAGCTGTTAGTGTTCTCCGGCGAGCTCAGGAGATGCTTGCGGCCTCCAACCTCAGACTGCACAAAATTGCATCAAATCGCCCTGCTGTCATAGATGCATTCCCCCCAGAGGACCGCAGCAAGGATGTCGGAGACTTGGACCTCTTTGTCGATGACCTACCCGTCCAACGTAGCCTGGGTTTGTCGTGGAATATGTGCACAGACTCCTTCACCTTCCAGATTGCAGAGAGCCAGAAGCCATTTACTCGCAGAGGGGTGTTGTCCACAGTGAACAGTCTCTATGATCCCCTAGGCTTCCTCGCACCTGTCACTGTTCGAGGAAGACTGATACTGAGAGCCCTCACCACTCAAGCAGAAGATTGGGACTCGCCACTTCCAAGAGACATGGAGACTGAGTGGACCAGCTGGAGAGAGTCTCTCCACGACCTAACAAAATTACAGATACCACGCTGCTACACACCCTTCTCCACAGCAGGGGCCCAAACAAGAGAACTCTGTGTCTTTGCAGACGCATCAGTGAAAGCAATAGCAGCTGTAGCCTACATTAGGGTGACAAACAAAGATGAACAAACTGCGGTTGGCTTCGTGTTCGGCAAGACAAAGCTGGCTCCACAGCCCGATCTTACTATTCCCAGGCTCGAACTGTGTGCCGCTGTACTCGCAGTAGAGATAGCCGAGATGATAGTCGCAGAGATGGACGAGACATTTGACGACATAACATACTATACTGATAGCAAAGTTGTACTAGGGTACATCCACAACCAATCAAGGAGGTTCTATGTCTATGTCCACAATAGAGTCCAGCGAATCCTCCAGTCACCATGCTCTGGCCAGTGGAAGTATGTTCACACTGACCTCAACCCAGCCGATATTGGATCGAGATCTGTGACTCCAGCTGTCCTGAACAGCACGATATGGTTCACAGGACCCACTTTTCTACAAAATACTCCAGCGCACTCATCTGAACTACAACAGACTTTTGACCTAATCGATCCCGCGTCCGACTCGGAGATACGTCCCCAAGTGACCACAAGTCTCACCTGTGCCACTGGAAATGCGATCAACCCGCTACGCTTTGAACGCTTCTCTGAGTTCAACAACCTTGTCACCGCAGTAGCACACTTGATCCATGTGGCTCGGTCTTTCTCCCACTCCATCCAAGGCAAGTGCCAGGGCTGGCACTTCTGTCGCCCAACGGAGGAAGAGTTGTCTAGGGCGAAGGTGTGCATCTTGAAGAGTGTCCAGAATAACTGCTATGAAGAAGAGCTCGAGTGTGTGTATTCGGGACTTAACATCCCATCGTCCAGCAATCTAAAGAAGCTTCACCCTGTGATAGACCCAAACGGACTTTTGAGGGTCGGAGGCCGTATACGGCAGTCAGGCCTGAGCACTGACGAGACTCAACCCATCATCATCCCTGGGCGCAATCACCTGGCAACCCTGCTGGTGCGCCACTATCACAAAGTTGTGAAACATCAAGGAAGACACTTCACCGAAGGAGCTGTCCGAGCTGCTGGATTTTGGCTAGTCGGGGGAAGACGCTGCATCACCAGCATACTTTTCAAGTGTGTCATCTGTAGAAGGTTACGAGGAAACACAGAACTTCAACAAATGGCGAACTTACCAGCTGAACGTCTGCAGGTAGCACCTCCCTTCACCTATGTCGGCGTTGACATCTTCGGACCATGGGACGTCATCTCACGACGCACAAGAGGGGGACTTTCCAACTCCAAAAGATGGGCTGTAATGTTTTCATGCATGTCTTCAAGGGCAGTACATATTGAAGTGATCGAGGCCATGAGTTCCAGCAGCTTCATCAACGCCTTGCGGAGGTTCTTCGCTGTTAGGGGCCCCGTCAAACAAATACGGTCTGACCGTGGGACCAATTTCGTCGGTGCCTCTCGAGAACTGAATATGGACAAACCAATTCAGAGCGCCGATGCAGTAGAGAAATTCCTCAGCACCCAGAGCTGCTCCTGGGTCTTCAATACTCCCCACGCGTCTCACACGGGTGGCGCATGGGAGCGCATGATTGGCATCGCCCGCCGCATTCTAGACTTCATGCTGCTTGAACAGAAGAAATCTCAGCTTACCCATGAAGTCCTCACCACCCTCATGGCGGAGGTCATGGCAGTCATGAATGCAAGACCCCTCATCCCAGTGTCATCAGATCCCGAATATCCCCTCATCCTCACACCAGCAATGCTTTTGACCCAAAAAACAGGCTCCACTCCTCCTCCCCCTTGCAATCTTGAGGAAGCAGATCTTTTCAAAGAAGAGTGGAAGCAAGTGCAGAGCCTGGCCGACACCTTTTGGAACAGGTGGAAGTGCGAATACCTCAAAACGTTGCAGCTTCGCAACAAATGGCAAGACAAAAGGCCTAATATTCATGAAGGTGATGTCATCCTCCTGAAGGACAATCAGGCAAAGAGGAACGAATGGCCTGTGGGCATTGTCACTAAGACTTTTCCAGGAGAAGATGGATTGGTCCGGAAAGTCGAGGTAGCGGTCGTCAAAGATGGAATCAGAAAGACTTTCTTTCGACCTGTCGTCAACCTGGTGCTGCTTCTTTCCACAAAGACTGTTTAG